A genomic region of Cannabis sativa cultivar Pink pepper isolate KNU-18-1 chromosome 1, ASM2916894v1, whole genome shotgun sequence contains the following coding sequences:
- the LOC133033516 gene encoding squamosa promoter-binding protein 1-like, whose product MNNNEDEEVVLGGESGESSGSLIMNHDKDKRKRGAGAPYSSSSSSSRASGGGGGGDVSPARCQAERCGADLSDAKRYHRRHKVCEFHSKASIVFVSGLQQRFCQQCSRFHEISEFDDAKRSCRRRLAGHNERRRKSSVESYGDAKTSKETQQFNRSEFDDQQRPKYLGSSTYKHLHFRS is encoded by the exons ATGAACAATAATGAGGATGAAGAAGTGGTACTCGGGGGCGAATCAGGTGAATCGAGCGGCAGCTTGATTATGAATCATGACAAGGATAAGAGGAAGAGAGGAGCAGGGGCACCatattcatcatcatcatcatcatcaagggCGTCGGGAGGTGGCGGTGGTGGTGATGTCTCGCCAGCAAGGTGTCAGGCAGAGAGGTGTGGAGCTGATCTAAGTGATGCCAAACGTTATCACCGCCGCCATAAGGTCTGTGAGTTTCATTCCAAGGCATCAATAGTATTCGTTTCCGGACTTCAACAGCGCTTTTGCCAGCAATGTAGCAG GTTCCATGAAATATCTGAGTTTGATGATGCAAAAAGAAGCTGCCGGAGGCGTTTGGCTGGACATAATGAGAGACGCAGGAAAAGCTCAGTTGAGTCTTATGGAGACGCTAAAACCTCGAAAGAAACTCAACAGTTTAATAGGTCAGAGTTCGATGACCAGCAAAGGCCCAAGTATCTGGGCAGTTCTACTTACAAGCATCTCCATTTTAGATCATGA
- the LOC133033515 gene encoding probable protein phosphatase 2C 39 — translation MTGREILNKMKEKVGLGPSDCESGKGKSKLQKHVTHGFHLVKGKAQHPMEDYVVARFKHVDDNELGLFAIFDGHLSSEIPGYLRTHLFENILKEPDFWTEPVKAVRRAYRITDDTILNKAVDLGKGGSTAVTAILINCHKLVVANVGDSRAVICKNGKAKQLSIDHEPSVEREHIENRGGFVSNFPGDVPRVDGQLAVARAFGDKSLKKHLSSEPDVTVELIDDETEFLILASDGLWKVMTNQEAVDSIKHIKDARSAAKHLTEEALHRKSTDDISIVIVRF, via the exons ATGACTGGAAGAGAAATCCTTAACAAGATGAAG GAAAAAGTGGGATTAGGTCCATCGGATTGTGAGTCTGGGAAAGGGAAGAGCAAACTGCAAAAGCATGTAACACATGGCTTTCACTTGGTGAAAGGAAAAGCACAGCATCCCATGGAAGATTATGTTGTTGCCCGGTTTAAGCATGTTGATGACAATGAACTAGGATTATTTGCAATATTTGATGGCCATTTGAGCTCTGAGATCCCTGGTTACTTGAGAACACATCTCTTTGAAAATATTCTGAAAGAG CCTGATTTCTGGACAGAACCAGTGAAAGCAGTAAGGAGAGCATACCGCATAACAGATGATACCATTCTGAACAAGGCAGTTGATTTGGGCAAAGGGGGGTCAACTGCAGTTACAGCCATATTGATAAATTGCCACAAGCTGGTTGTGGCTAACGTTGGCGATTCTCGAGCAGTCATATGCAAGAATGGGAAGGCCAAACAATTATCCATAGACCATGAACCAAGTGTTGAGAGAGAGCACATCGAGAATAGAGGTGGTTTCGTGTCCAACTTTCCAG GGGATGTTCCACGTGTTGATGGTCAGTTGGCTGTGGCGAGGGCATTCGGTGACAAGAGTTTGAAGAAGCATCTGAGTTCTGAACCTGACGTGACAGTGGAGCTCATTGATGATGAGACAGAGTTTCTTATTCTGGCTAGCGATGGGTTATGGAAGGTAATGACAAACCAAGAAGCAGTAGATTCCATCAAACATATAAAGGATGCTCGCTCCGCAGCAAAGCACCTTACAGAGGAGGCTCTTCACAGGAAGAGCACTGACGACATTTCCATTGTAATTGTCCGCTTTTAG